AAATGGTCACTATGGATTGAATCCATGAcctcttagttagttattgagatcatgttttcttttttaccacTAGGCCAACTCATGATGGTTCAACCATTGTATTGCTGTACATCAAAAATATGTTAAAAGATAGTTGTTCATGTGGATGAAGTTAACTTACGTTTTCATTGTTGTTTTTGTTGTGTTTAATATAATATGTACATATTCATGCatgcatacatacatatatttacatatacatacatacttACACAGACATACTTACATATACATGTACACATAAGTTGCAGTTCTCTTcttcatatacatatatataaatgtttggattttttttgAGAACCTCATAAGCGAATCTAGTATGGCCGTCTCACTTGTTCTCCGCAGCTTAACTCCCTTCTTAGAAACTATAGGGCAATTACTTTGTTTCGACTTTCAAAAGAGAATTAGACACCTACTTGTAGCCTCACTGGACCGTTGGATGTTTCCATTAGTGAATGCAGTGTGCACCCTTGAAAATATTTGACTTTTGATGATGCTAAGTAAATTTGTCGTTAAAGGcttcacattttttctttatGAGAGTTAAAGACTACCAAGAAATATAAAAGAGTGTCGGGATAGGTGGAGATTGAGAACACAACACTCTTTTACGCAAACCATAGTCTATTAAAGACCTTCCCAATAGAAGTCTATTTTCTAGGAAGATCCTTACAGAGTTCTTCGTCGAGTCTTGAGATGTAACTTTGTTCTGTGCATGATAAACGTTTAATTGCAGAGTCACTTGCAATCTGTCTTTCAGGGTTTACTAACTAATGAGACAAGGTGTTTGCGGTGCGAGACAGTTACAGCAAGGGACGAAACTTTTCTGGACTTGAGTCTTGATATTGAACAGAATAGCTCAATAACTAGCTGTTTAAAAAATTTCAGTTCCACCGAGACATTGAATGCGGAGGACAAGTTTTTCTGCGACAAGTGCTGCAGGTAGGTTGGTATACATGATTCCATCTGGCTTCTAGTtgcatttttttagtttagtttaggaAACGTCATTTGTATCGAGCACTTTATGGGAGTTCGTTTCCAAAGAAGCCAAGTGTGTCCTGCTTATTTCATCCTATCCAAGCAATAATATTACTTACGTGTCGTGTTGGCTCGCTTAATTCTTAACAGCTTGATAATTTGCCGTATCCTAATTTTGCTGTCTTCATCATCTTCTCAGCCACAAGCATACTGTCATTTGTGGTGTGGGGAGATCCATATTGATATCGGACATGAACAATGTAAAACTAGTGTAGTTAGTAAATGCTAATGAAGAAGTATTGAATGTGAATAATAAGTATAGTTTGTATATGctaatgaaatttttttaaaaaagtattgAATGTGGAAAATAAGTATAGCTAGTAACTTTGCTCCCCACTCGCAACCATGAAAAACTAATGAACAAAAACCAAGAAAGAGAGTGCTGAAAGATGGATATGTTTTGGTGTGCAGTTTGCAAGAAGCACAGAAGAGGATGAAGATTAAGAAACCACCTCATATCCTTGTCATTCATCTGAAGCGGTTTAAATATATCGAGCAGCTTGGCCGCTATAAAAAGCTGTTATACAGAGTTGTTTTCCCTCTTGAGCTGAAGCTTAGCAACACGATGGAGGATGCGGATTCTGAGTACTCTTTGTTTGCTGTTGTGGTTCATGTTGGAAGTGGACCCAACCACGGACACTATGTTAGTCTTGTGAAAAGCCATAACCACTGGTTATTTTTTGACGACGAAAATGTGGAAATGATTGATGAGTCTGTTGTGCAGACATTCTTTGGATCTGCACAGGAATATTCTAGTAATACTGATCATGGCTACATCTTATTCTACGAGAGCATTGGTACTGGCAACAAGAGCTGATAATTGGAGAATTCCCATATCATCAGCCGTCGGGTAATTTAAAATTCGACTCTTGCTTTTTTGGGTTCGCATGTTTATTAATgttattattacttttcttttatctttttcttttttcctttttataacACCATTGGGAAGAGCTGTGAAATATTATTGATGTTATGGACTGAAAAAATGTATACATGTTCGGTTGCCAGTTTGGCATATATAGTGTACGGCGGCagcttttcttttcccctttcAATAAGTGAAAAGAGAGCAATGTATGATGTTTATGAATTGCTGCTTTAGAGTTGGAATGACTTCTTATTTTGATCTGTTCCTATATAGTATATACATTCTGATGATGTGTTTAACATTGCTTTCCTTGTTCTATTATAGTCAGTTGGTAAGGGGATAGTTGGTTTGGGAGTTGGAAGTAGTTGAGTTGATCACAGCTGCAACAagttatattttaaactttaTAAACAGCTTTTTAATGGGTTCATTCATTCAAAACTTCACATACTAGTTTGAAATTGTCGTTGATTTGGAAGAGGTTGGATTTAGGCAGTGTTCTAAAAGGTGCTTTGAGGTGCGGGATTTTACATTTGGGCTTTTTAATGGGTACATCTTTCGCTTATTTATGAAGGTGAGGCGTTGCTGAGGCGCACGCCTTCCTCCAGGGGCAGTAGGCACAAAGGTGCGGGCTTTTACATTTGGGTTGGgctttaatttaaaaaaaaattattatacctATTACGTGTAACTTGGGTGTGAAGAAATGAAACGACTCTTACGCATCTTCGTCCAGGGCTCGACTTCATCGACTTCAAGTTTCAACTCTTTCGTTTTACGTCCCTTTTCGCTTTTGCCTTCCATTCGTTTCGTCACTCTTTTGCCCCTTTCTACGGAAATTCTGTCACTGGCGTTGGCAAGGGCAATCgaccatcttcttcttcttctttttccataTGATCTTATTCAAAGAAAATCCTTTGGTACTGCTTTGCCATTACTTTGTTTTTTGGTGCAAAAACAGAGAAGAGAAACAAAGAAGCTTCCCAAAATCACTACCATTATCGGTTAGTCAAattagcaatttttttaaaacatattgccttctgttttttatttttcttaacgTTGATATGTGCTGTTTTTTTTAACTAAAACATAAGTGTTAATCATTTAAATACCttctgtttttttatttttcttaacactgatacttgttttttttttttaactaaaacAGAAGTGTTAATTATTTAAAtaccttttgtttttttatttttttaacactGATACGTGTTGTTTTTTTAACTAAAACAGAAGTGTTAATCATTTAAATACCTTCTAAGTTCTACTTTTtaagttatttgtttttttaaaacaaaaagcTACAGTAGGTTTTTCAATAAGATTACGAATCAGTGAATACTTATTTAGATTAATTAGGTCATACATGGCTGATGAAAGTTCGAAAAAAGATCTAGCATGGAAATATGATCGATCGCAAAATGACCAAGATATAAATACGTTTATCTGTGGATTTTGTTCGAAAGTAACAAAAGAAGGGGTGTATCGATTGAAACACCACCTTGTTGGTGGTTATAGAAATGCCACATGTTGAAAATGTCTGGATCATATGaaggaagaaattaaagattACATGTCCAAGAAAAAGGAGatcaaagaacaaagaaatttgattgGGAACATTGATGTAGATTACGGTATGAGGATGAAGATGAAGGGAGTGTTAGTGTAAACAACAGAGCAAGTGGCTCGAGCTTGAAGAAGCCAATACAAAAAGGTCCAATGGATGCATTTTTTACTCCCAATCCAGAAACTGTGGTTCAAAATAGAAAGAACGACAAAGGAAAACAAACTTCGTTGAATGCGGCGTACAAGAAGGAAATGATGCAGGAGTGTCTTTGAATGCTTGCACATATGATAGTTTTTCCCTATGATTGAGTCAATTGGGCAATTTGGTCTTGGATTGAAACCACCAATGTATCATGAGTTGAGAGTCCCATGTTTGAAGAAGGAATTATAAGCAACAAATGAGTTGATGAGGAGCCATAAGGCAGAGTGGGCCAAGGTTGGATGCACTGTTATGGCTGATGGTGGACCGATAGAAGAAATAGGACATTAATTAACTTTTTAGTTAATAGTCCTAAGGGTACCATGTTTATTGAGTCCATCGATGTTTCATTTATGTGAAGGATGGAAAGAAGATGCTCGAGCTACTTGACAATTGTGTAGAGCGCATTGGAGAAGCAAATGTTGTACAAGTAGTTACTGATAGGGCCTCAGCAAATGTG
This region of Cucumis melo cultivar AY chromosome 7, USDA_Cmelo_AY_1.0, whole genome shotgun sequence genomic DNA includes:
- the LOC103495733 gene encoding ubiquitin carboxyl-terminal hydrolase 3 isoform X4, with the protein product MGATGSKLEKALGDQFPEGERYFGLENFGNTCYCNSVLQALYFCVPFREQLLDYYSNSKSIGDAEENLLTCLADLFTQISSQKKKTGVIAPKRFVQRLKKQNEIFRSYMHQDAHEFLNFLLNELVDILEKEAHAIKSDAESSSPSEKISNGPKTGQANGAQKEPLVTWVHKNFQGLLTNETRCLRCETVTARDETFLDLSLDIEQNSSITSCLKNFSSTETLNAEDKFFCDKCCSLQEAQKRMKIKKPPHILVIHLKRFKYIEQLGRYKKLLYRVVFPLELKLSNTMEDADSEYSLFAVVVHVGSGPNHGHYVSLVKSHNHWLFFDDENVEMIDESVVQTFFGSAQEYSSNTDHGYILFYESIGTGNKS
- the LOC103495733 gene encoding ubiquitin carboxyl-terminal hydrolase 3 isoform X5, with protein sequence MGATGSKLEKALGDQFPEGERYFGLENFGNTCYCNSVLQLSSESTLIFVVLGFGRRIETVIPWFDALYFCVPFREQLLDYYSNSKSIGDAEENLLTCLADLFTQDAHEFLNFLLNELVDILEKEAHAIKSDAESSSPSEKISNGPKTGQANGAQKEPLVTWVHKNFQGLLTNETRCLRCETVTARDETFLDLSLDIEQNSSITSCLKNFSSTETLNAEDKFFCDKCCSLQEAQKRMKIKKPPHILVIHLKRFKYIEQLGRYKKLLYRVVFPLELKLSNTMEDADSEYSLFAVVVHVGSGPNHGHYVSLVKSHNHWLFFDDENVEMIDESVVQTFFGSAQEYSSNTDHGYILFYESIGTGNKS
- the LOC103495733 gene encoding ubiquitin carboxyl-terminal hydrolase 3 isoform X6, producing the protein MGATGSKLEKALGDQFPEGERYFGLENFGNTCYCNSVLQLSSESTLIFVVLGFGRRIETVALYFCVPFREQLLDYYSNSKSIGDAEENLLTCLADLFTQDAHEFLNFLLNELVDILEKEAHAIKSDAESSSPSEKISNGPKTGQANGAQKEPLVTWVHKNFQGLLTNETRCLRCETVTARDETFLDLSLDIEQNSSITSCLKNFSSTETLNAEDKFFCDKCCSLQEAQKRMKIKKPPHILVIHLKRFKYIEQLGRYKKLLYRVVFPLELKLSNTMEDADSEYSLFAVVVHVGSGPNHGHYVSLVKSHNHWLFFDDENVEMIDESVVQTFFGSAQEYSSNTDHGYILFYESIGTGNKS
- the LOC103495733 gene encoding ubiquitin carboxyl-terminal hydrolase 4 isoform X2, which codes for MGATGSKLEKALGDQFPEGERYFGLENFGNTCYCNSVLQLSSESTLIFVVLGFGRRIETVALYFCVPFREQLLDYYSNSKSIGDAEENLLTCLADLFTQISSQKKKTGVIAPKRFVQRLKKQNEIFRSYMHQDAHEFLNFLLNELVDILEKEAHAIKSDAESSSPSEKISNGPKTGQANGAQKEPLVTWVHKNFQGLLTNETRCLRCETVTARDETFLDLSLDIEQNSSITSCLKNFSSTETLNAEDKFFCDKCCSLQEAQKRMKIKKPPHILVIHLKRFKYIEQLGRYKKLLYRVVFPLELKLSNTMEDADSEYSLFAVVVHVGSGPNHGHYVSLVKSHNHWLFFDDENVEMIDESVVQTFFGSAQEYSSNTDHGYILFYESIGTGNKS
- the LOC103495733 gene encoding ubiquitin carboxyl-terminal hydrolase 3 isoform X7 translates to MGATGSKLEKALGDQFPEGERYFGLENFGNTCYCNSVLQALYFCVPFREQLLDYYSNSKSIGDAEENLLTCLADLFTQDAHEFLNFLLNELVDILEKEAHAIKSDAESSSPSEKISNGPKTGQANGAQKEPLVTWVHKNFQGLLTNETRCLRCETVTARDETFLDLSLDIEQNSSITSCLKNFSSTETLNAEDKFFCDKCCSLQEAQKRMKIKKPPHILVIHLKRFKYIEQLGRYKKLLYRVVFPLELKLSNTMEDADSEYSLFAVVVHVGSGPNHGHYVSLVKSHNHWLFFDDENVEMIDESVVQTFFGSAQEYSSNTDHGYILFYESIGTGNKS
- the LOC103495733 gene encoding ubiquitin carboxyl-terminal hydrolase 4 isoform X3; the encoded protein is MGATGSKLEKALGDQFPEGERYFGLENFGNTCYCNSVLQIPWFDALYFCVPFREQLLDYYSNSKSIGDAEENLLTCLADLFTQISSQKKKTGVIAPKRFVQRLKKQNEIFRSYMHQDAHEFLNFLLNELVDILEKEAHAIKSDAESSSPSEKISNGPKTGQANGAQKEPLVTWVHKNFQGLLTNETRCLRCETVTARDETFLDLSLDIEQNSSITSCLKNFSSTETLNAEDKFFCDKCCSLQEAQKRMKIKKPPHILVIHLKRFKYIEQLGRYKKLLYRVVFPLELKLSNTMEDADSEYSLFAVVVHVGSGPNHGHYVSLVKSHNHWLFFDDENVEMIDESVVQTFFGSAQEYSSNTDHGYILFYESIGTGNKS
- the LOC103495733 gene encoding ubiquitin carboxyl-terminal hydrolase 3 isoform X8, with the protein product MALYFCVPFREQLLDYYSNSKSIGDAEENLLTCLADLFTQISSQKKKTGVIAPKRFVQRLKKQNEIFRSYMHQDAHEFLNFLLNELVDILEKEAHAIKSDAESSSPSEKISNGPKTGQANGAQKEPLVTWVHKNFQGLLTNETRCLRCETVTARDETFLDLSLDIEQNSSITSCLKNFSSTETLNAEDKFFCDKCCSLQEAQKRMKIKKPPHILVIHLKRFKYIEQLGRYKKLLYRVVFPLELKLSNTMEDADSEYSLFAVVVHVGSGPNHGHYVSLVKSHNHWLFFDDENVEMIDESVVQTFFGSAQEYSSNTDHGYILFYESIGTGNKS